The Leucobacter chromiiresistens genome has a window encoding:
- the rpsF gene encoding 30S ribosomal protein S6, translating to MHPYELMVILDPGIDERTVAPSIEKFLGVIRNAGGEIESTDIWGKRRLAYEIKKQSEGIYVVVNFTATHEATAELDRQLGLSEAVLRTKVLRSDELIAQRAAQTKHDQAKAARAAAKVGA from the coding sequence ATGCATCCGTACGAACTGATGGTGATCCTCGATCCGGGTATCGACGAGCGCACCGTGGCCCCCAGCATCGAGAAGTTCCTCGGCGTCATCCGCAATGCGGGCGGCGAGATCGAGAGCACCGATATCTGGGGCAAGCGCCGTCTGGCCTACGAGATCAAGAAGCAGTCCGAAGGCATCTACGTCGTGGTGAACTTCACCGCGACCCACGAGGCCACCGCTGAGCTCGATCGCCAGCTGGGTCTCTCCGAGGCCGTGCTCCGCACCAAGGTGCTGCGCTCCGACGAGCTCATCGCCCAGCGCGCGGCTCAGACGAAGCACGACCAGGCTAAGGCCGCTCGCGCAGCCGCGAAGGTCGGCGCCTAG
- the rplI gene encoding 50S ribosomal protein L9 has protein sequence MSKVILTNEVQGLGSAGDVVDVKTGYARNYLVPQGYAVHWTRGGEAQVAQLRAAREARALASVEEAQALKAKLQEGKIRLVTKTGNGGRLFGSVKPAAVATAVSEAGIGEIDKRKITLPAIKTTGEYEAIVHLHEGVDAKVTLQVIAQR, from the coding sequence ATGTCAAAGGTAATCCTCACGAACGAGGTCCAGGGCCTCGGTTCCGCCGGTGACGTCGTCGACGTCAAGACCGGGTACGCGCGCAACTACCTCGTGCCCCAGGGCTACGCGGTGCACTGGACCCGCGGCGGCGAGGCTCAGGTCGCGCAGCTCCGCGCTGCGCGCGAGGCCCGAGCGCTCGCGTCGGTCGAAGAGGCGCAGGCGCTCAAGGCCAAGCTGCAGGAGGGCAAGATCCGCCTCGTCACCAAGACCGGCAACGGCGGCCGTCTGTTCGGCTCCGTGAAGCCCGCGGCAGTCGCGACGGCGGTCTCGGAGGCGGGAATCGGCGAGATCGACAAGCGCAAGATCACGCTCCCCGCGATCAAGACGACCGGCGAGTACGAGGCCATCGTGCACCTGCACGAGGGCGTCGACGCCAAGGTCACGCTGCAGGTCATCGCTCAGCGATAA
- a CDS encoding histidinol-phosphate transaminase, translated as MSDQAVPPVSFRADVLAVPAYRQGAAPTKPGYKLSSNENPFPPLPGVLDAIAQRADVNRYAAVAMPELRETIGAEFGVDGAHVHLAAGSVAILFQLVHAAAGAGDEYLHAWPSFEAYPSLGLASGAVARRVPLTPSAEHDLDEMAAAITERTRVVLLCSPNNPTGPTIRRADFDRFMTRVPARTLVVLDEAYREFVTDPEAVRGEDVLRQHPNLVVLRTFSKAYGLAGLRIGYGVGDPAIFAAAASVAIPLSVTGIAESAARASLTPEARAVHAERVAELTERRDALAAALRDLGLAIPQAQGNFVWIPETGETPGGVPDALALAADFSEAGTLVRPFGGVGVRISVGEPESVPVVIDIVRRHLEAIAYPAGRSTTHYTESR; from the coding sequence ATGAGTGACCAGGCCGTGCCCCCCGTCAGCTTCCGCGCAGACGTGCTCGCCGTTCCCGCATACCGTCAGGGCGCCGCGCCGACGAAGCCGGGCTACAAGCTCTCGAGCAACGAGAACCCGTTCCCGCCGCTTCCCGGCGTGCTCGACGCCATCGCCCAGCGCGCCGACGTGAACCGCTACGCGGCCGTCGCGATGCCCGAGCTGCGCGAGACCATCGGCGCGGAGTTCGGCGTCGACGGAGCGCACGTGCACCTCGCAGCCGGCTCCGTCGCGATCCTCTTCCAGCTCGTGCACGCCGCCGCCGGCGCGGGCGACGAGTACCTGCACGCCTGGCCGAGCTTCGAGGCGTACCCGTCGCTCGGCCTCGCCTCGGGGGCCGTGGCCCGCCGCGTGCCGCTCACCCCGAGCGCCGAGCACGACCTCGACGAGATGGCCGCCGCCATCACCGAGCGCACCCGCGTCGTGCTGCTGTGCTCGCCCAACAATCCGACGGGCCCGACGATCCGCCGCGCCGACTTCGACCGGTTCATGACGCGCGTCCCCGCGCGCACGCTGGTCGTGCTCGACGAGGCCTACCGCGAGTTCGTCACCGACCCCGAGGCTGTACGCGGCGAGGACGTGCTGCGGCAGCACCCGAACCTCGTCGTGCTGCGCACCTTCTCGAAGGCGTACGGGCTGGCGGGGCTGCGCATCGGATACGGCGTCGGCGACCCGGCAATCTTCGCGGCCGCGGCCAGCGTCGCGATCCCCCTGTCGGTGACCGGGATCGCGGAGAGCGCCGCCCGCGCATCGCTCACCCCCGAGGCCCGCGCCGTGCACGCCGAGCGCGTCGCCGAGCTGACCGAGCGCCGCGACGCGCTCGCCGCAGCGCTGCGCGACCTGGGCCTCGCGATCCCGCAGGCGCAGGGCAACTTCGTGTGGATCCCCGAGACCGGCGAGACGCCCGGGGGAGTGCCCGACGCGCTCGCGCTCGCCGCCGACTTCTCGGAGGCGGGAACGCTCGTGCGCCCATTCGGGGGCGTCGGCGTGCGCATCTCTGTCGGGGAGCCCGAGAGCGTGCCGGTCGTCATCGACATCGTGCGACGGCACCTCGAGGCGATCGCATATCCCGCGGGGCGCAGCACCACTCATTACACTGAATCGAGATGA
- the purB gene encoding adenylosuccinate lyase: protein MTPLPTQPISPLDGRYRAAVAELGETLSEAGLNKARVHVEVEWLVHLTEHSLIGGSPIDADQVAALREWAADFGQDEIDELAETERTTQHDVKAVEYLVRARLETQGLGHLAELTHVCCTSEDINNLSYALTVKQAIADVWRPRFERVIAELARQAEQYRELPMMSRTHGQPATPTTLGKELAVFVHRLERQLNQIDDVEYLGKFSGATGTFAAHLAADPDTDWAQVSQEFVEGLGLDWNPLTTQIESHDWQAELYTRIAHANRILHNLATDVWSYISIGYFRQIPVAGATGSSTMPHKVNPIRFENAEANLELSNAILDSLAATLVTSRWQRDLTDSSAQRNIGVGLGHSVLALDNILKGLGQIDAAPEVLAADLDANWEVLGEAIQTVIRAEVTAGRSSISDPYAALKELTRGRRIGQADLVEFVEGLEIGDAAKQRLLALTPATYIGDAVRLVDYLQR, encoded by the coding sequence ATGACCCCGCTTCCCACGCAGCCCATCAGCCCCCTCGACGGACGCTACCGCGCTGCGGTCGCCGAACTCGGCGAGACGCTCTCTGAGGCGGGCCTCAACAAGGCGCGCGTGCACGTCGAGGTCGAGTGGCTCGTGCACCTCACCGAGCACTCCCTGATCGGCGGCTCCCCCATCGACGCCGATCAGGTCGCCGCGCTGCGGGAGTGGGCTGCCGACTTCGGCCAGGACGAGATCGACGAGCTCGCCGAGACGGAGCGCACCACCCAGCACGACGTGAAGGCGGTCGAGTACCTGGTGCGCGCGCGCCTCGAGACGCAGGGCCTCGGGCATCTCGCGGAGCTCACCCACGTCTGCTGCACGAGCGAGGACATCAACAACCTCTCGTACGCCCTCACCGTCAAGCAGGCGATCGCCGACGTGTGGCGTCCGCGCTTCGAGCGGGTCATCGCCGAGCTCGCCCGGCAGGCCGAGCAGTACCGCGAGCTCCCGATGATGAGCCGCACCCACGGCCAGCCTGCGACGCCCACGACGCTCGGCAAGGAGCTCGCGGTGTTCGTGCACCGTCTCGAGCGTCAGCTCAACCAGATCGACGACGTCGAATACCTCGGCAAGTTCTCGGGGGCCACCGGCACGTTCGCCGCGCACCTCGCAGCGGATCCCGATACCGACTGGGCGCAGGTGTCGCAGGAGTTCGTCGAGGGCCTCGGTCTCGACTGGAACCCCCTCACCACGCAGATCGAGTCGCACGACTGGCAGGCGGAGCTGTACACGCGCATCGCGCACGCGAACCGCATTCTGCACAACCTCGCCACCGACGTGTGGAGCTACATCTCGATCGGCTACTTCCGCCAGATCCCCGTGGCGGGCGCCACCGGCTCGTCGACGATGCCGCACAAGGTCAACCCGATCCGATTCGAGAACGCCGAGGCCAATCTCGAGCTCTCGAACGCCATCCTCGACTCGCTCGCGGCGACCCTCGTCACGAGCCGCTGGCAGCGCGACCTCACCGACTCCTCCGCGCAGCGCAACATCGGCGTGGGGCTCGGGCACTCGGTGCTCGCGCTCGACAACATCCTGAAGGGGCTCGGGCAGATCGATGCGGCCCCCGAGGTGCTCGCCGCCGATCTCGACGCGAACTGGGAGGTGCTCGGCGAGGCGATCCAGACCGTCATCCGCGCCGAGGTGACCGCGGGCCGCTCGTCGATCAGCGACCCCTACGCGGCGCTCAAGGAGCTCACGCGCGGCCGCCGCATCGGGCAGGCCGACCTCGTCGAGTTCGTGGAGGGTCTCGAGATCGGCGACGCGGCGAAGCAGCGACTGCTCGCCCTCACCCCGGCGACGTACATCGGCGACGCGGTGCGGCTCGTCGACTACCTGCAGCGGTAG
- a CDS encoding CCA tRNA nucleotidyltransferase, with the protein MPSLAASMDALRAIAGSAPVAALSAAFAERGHEFALVGGPVRDALLGRPVTDLDFTTSAHPDETRAVLDAISTNVWDVGRDFGTIAANVLGETVEITTYRAETYRDDSRKPEVRFGKTIEGDLVRRDFTINALALMLPEMRLVDVSGGLEDLLAERIRTPGAPEESFTDDPLRMLRAARFSAQLGFEVDAATRASMAELAERLDIISAERIRDEFVKLLSARDPLPGIRLLVETGLAERFLPELTALIATQDDHGRHKDVYEHSLTVLRQAIELELARRDRDDDDGDASTPGAGSPDVVLRIAALLHDIGKPATRRFERGGVTFHHHDVVGAKLAKKRLRELRFDNDTVKRVARLIELHLRFFGYSDQPWTDSAVRRYVRDAGEELERLHILTRADVTTRNRRKAERLDHAYDDIERRIAELAEAEELAAVRPELDGEQIMAILGIGPGPAVGRAYRHLLEVRLDEGPIGAEAAEARLREWYAEHGGE; encoded by the coding sequence ATGCCTTCCCTCGCTGCATCCATGGATGCGCTGCGCGCCATCGCCGGCTCGGCCCCGGTCGCGGCCCTCTCCGCCGCGTTCGCCGAGCGCGGCCACGAATTCGCCCTCGTGGGCGGCCCGGTGCGCGACGCGCTGCTCGGCAGACCCGTGACGGACCTGGACTTCACGACCTCGGCCCACCCCGACGAGACGCGCGCGGTGCTCGACGCGATCTCGACGAACGTCTGGGACGTGGGCCGCGATTTCGGCACGATAGCGGCGAACGTGCTCGGCGAGACCGTCGAGATCACCACATACCGCGCGGAGACGTACCGCGACGACTCGCGGAAGCCCGAGGTGCGGTTCGGCAAGACCATCGAGGGCGACCTCGTGCGGCGCGATTTCACGATCAACGCCCTCGCACTGATGCTCCCCGAGATGCGTCTCGTCGACGTCTCCGGCGGCCTCGAGGATCTGCTCGCCGAGCGGATTCGCACGCCGGGCGCCCCGGAGGAGTCGTTCACCGATGATCCCCTGCGCATGCTGCGCGCCGCGCGCTTCTCCGCGCAGCTCGGATTCGAGGTCGACGCGGCGACACGGGCGTCGATGGCGGAGCTCGCCGAGCGGCTCGACATCATCTCGGCCGAGCGGATCCGCGACGAGTTCGTGAAGCTCCTCTCCGCCCGCGACCCGCTCCCCGGCATCCGCCTGCTGGTCGAGACGGGGCTCGCCGAGCGGTTCCTGCCGGAGCTGACGGCGCTCATCGCGACGCAGGACGACCACGGGCGGCACAAGGACGTGTACGAGCACAGCCTCACGGTGCTGCGGCAGGCCATCGAGCTGGAGCTCGCCCGGCGGGATCGCGACGACGACGACGGCGACGCCTCGACTCCGGGCGCCGGCTCCCCCGATGTCGTGCTGCGCATCGCCGCGCTGCTGCACGACATCGGCAAGCCGGCGACCCGGCGCTTCGAGCGGGGCGGCGTGACCTTCCACCACCACGACGTGGTGGGCGCGAAGCTCGCGAAGAAGCGGTTGCGCGAACTGCGGTTCGACAACGACACGGTGAAGCGCGTCGCACGTCTCATCGAGCTGCACCTGCGCTTCTTCGGCTACAGCGATCAGCCGTGGACGGATTCGGCGGTGCGGCGCTACGTCCGCGACGCGGGCGAAGAGCTCGAACGGCTCCATATCCTGACCCGGGCCGACGTCACGACGCGCAACCGCCGCAAGGCGGAGCGCCTCGATCACGCCTACGACGACATCGAGCGCCGCATCGCCGAGCTCGCCGAGGCCGAGGAACTCGCAGCGGTGCGACCCGAGCTCGACGGCGAGCAGATCATGGCGATCCTCGGCATCGGGCCCGGTCCCGCGGTGGGGCGCGCGTATCGCCACCTGCTCGAGGTGCGCCTCGACGAGGGTCCGATCGGAGCGGAGGCCGCGGAGGCGCGGCTTCGCGAGTGGTACGCCGAGCACGGCGGCGAGTGA
- the ssb gene encoding single-stranded DNA-binding protein has product MAGEPLITVVGNLVADPEPRVSQAGKSWVTFRIASTPRVRDRQSGDWSDGEPLWLGCRAYGEYADNIAASLTKGMRVIVQGRLTQRSYTDNQGQQRTSLDLEVEEVGPSLRFATAQVARGQARGQVGGFGGGNAGGNQPAGQSSWGQPAAPQQQDNPWTNSGQGQSGSGGGFGGGFDDEQPF; this is encoded by the coding sequence ATGGCCGGCGAGCCGCTGATCACAGTCGTCGGCAACCTCGTTGCCGACCCGGAGCCGCGCGTCAGCCAGGCGGGCAAGTCGTGGGTGACCTTCCGGATCGCCTCGACCCCTCGCGTGCGCGACCGTCAGTCGGGCGATTGGTCGGACGGCGAACCGCTGTGGCTCGGGTGCCGCGCATACGGCGAGTACGCCGATAACATCGCGGCATCGCTCACCAAGGGCATGCGCGTCATCGTGCAGGGCCGCCTCACCCAGCGCAGCTACACCGACAACCAGGGCCAGCAGCGCACCTCTCTCGACCTCGAGGTCGAAGAGGTCGGGCCGTCGCTCCGGTTCGCCACGGCCCAGGTCGCTCGCGGCCAGGCTCGCGGCCAGGTGGGCGGCTTCGGCGGCGGCAACGCCGGCGGAAACCAGCCCGCAGGGCAGAGCAGCTGGGGCCAGCCCGCAGCTCCTCAGCAGCAGGACAACCCCTGGACCAACTCGGGTCAGGGCCAGTCCGGCAGCGGCGGCGGCTTCGGCGGCGGTTTCGACGACGAGCAACCCTTCTAA
- the rpsR gene encoding 30S ribosomal protein S18: protein MAGKSSGTARKPGRGKNAKTLAPAKKQTVGVIDYKDVATLRKFISERGKIRARRITGVSVQEQRLIAKAVKNAREMALLPYAGSGR from the coding sequence ATGGCAGGCAAGTCCAGCGGCACAGCCCGCAAGCCGGGTCGCGGTAAGAACGCCAAGACCCTCGCACCCGCGAAGAAGCAGACCGTCGGCGTCATCGATTACAAGGATGTCGCCACGCTCCGCAAGTTCATCTCCGAGCGTGGAAAGATCCGCGCCCGTCGTATCACCGGTGTGTCCGTTCAGGAGCAGCGACTCATCGCGAAGGCCGTGAAGAACGCCCGCGAGATGGCTCTCCTCCCCTACGCCGGTTCCGGCCGGTAA
- a CDS encoding PIG-L deacetylase family protein yields the protein MNADVTTWFDGRARVLFVHAHPDDETIATGGTLAALAEAGREPLLVTLTRGERGEVVAGPLEALVAAHGIAVARQNELKTALGMLGVDRHAFLGVEPARAEGYPPAIYEDSGMAWGPDGRATAAEDASPDALTSAPAVEALNDLLAAAYQSNAQAIVSYDDGGGYGHPDHVFAHRLARAVAHALEIPFWAIVSDVFSSDAGPVPADTSPNTVEAHDVSPWLPRKTAALRAYATQLTVDGDEIVHVGGQREPIGTVEAFRRLTPAPSGPGAESAPGGEASSAEAPAG from the coding sequence GTGAATGCAGACGTAACGACGTGGTTCGACGGGCGGGCGCGGGTGCTGTTCGTGCACGCCCACCCCGACGATGAGACGATCGCGACCGGCGGCACGCTCGCGGCCCTCGCGGAGGCCGGGCGGGAGCCGCTGCTCGTGACGCTCACGCGCGGAGAGCGCGGCGAGGTCGTGGCGGGGCCGCTGGAGGCGCTCGTCGCCGCCCACGGCATCGCCGTCGCCCGGCAGAACGAGCTGAAGACCGCGCTCGGCATGCTCGGGGTGGATCGCCACGCGTTCCTCGGGGTCGAGCCCGCCCGCGCCGAAGGGTATCCCCCGGCGATCTACGAGGACTCGGGCATGGCGTGGGGCCCCGACGGCCGCGCGACGGCGGCGGAGGATGCGAGCCCGGATGCGCTCACCTCGGCGCCCGCGGTCGAGGCGCTGAACGACCTGCTGGCCGCCGCGTACCAGTCGAACGCGCAGGCGATCGTGAGCTACGACGACGGCGGCGGCTACGGCCACCCCGATCACGTCTTCGCGCATCGGCTCGCGCGCGCGGTCGCGCATGCGCTCGAGATCCCGTTCTGGGCGATCGTCTCCGACGTCTTCTCGAGCGACGCCGGCCCCGTGCCCGCCGACACGTCGCCGAACACGGTGGAGGCGCACGACGTCTCCCCCTGGCTTCCCCGCAAGACCGCAGCACTGCGGGCGTACGCGACGCAGCTCACCGTCGACGGCGACGAGATCGTGCACGTCGGCGGGCAGCGGGAGCCGATCGGCACGGTCGAGGCGTTCCGGCGCCTGACGCCGGCACCGAGCGGGCCCGGCGCCGAATCGGCGCCGGGTGGAGAGGCGTCGAGCGCAGAGGCGCCGGCCGGGTGA
- a CDS encoding phage holin family protein — protein MRTLIRILVNAFALWLTTLIVGGSGEHGVWVEPINDDGSGKVLTLVLVALVFGLVNGTLGKVVRFVSIPLYIVTLGLFGLIVNGLLLAVVAWLSDLAGFGLRLDGFWWGVLAALVLSILSGILNGLLGTSRKQAG, from the coding sequence ATGCGCACGCTCATCCGGATCCTCGTGAACGCCTTCGCACTGTGGCTCACCACGCTCATCGTGGGTGGCAGCGGCGAGCACGGCGTGTGGGTCGAGCCGATCAACGACGACGGATCGGGCAAGGTGCTGACGCTCGTGCTCGTCGCCCTGGTGTTCGGTCTCGTCAACGGCACCCTCGGCAAGGTCGTGCGCTTCGTCTCCATTCCGCTCTACATCGTGACGCTGGGGCTCTTCGGGCTGATCGTGAACGGCCTGCTCCTGGCCGTCGTCGCCTGGCTCTCCGACCTCGCGGGGTTCGGGCTGCGCCTCGACGGGTTCTGGTGGGGCGTGCTCGCGGCGCTGGTGCTGTCGATCCTCTCGGGCATCCTGAACGGCCTGCTCGGCACCTCGCGCAAGCAGGCCGGCTGA
- a CDS encoding DUF6049 family protein yields the protein MLPVLRRHARSAGSWALAGAVLIGAITGPVLAAPRSADAAPSAEVSGDPDIELVVAPRQPVIAAADDEVQFGLLIRNATSAELPAGTVTLEIGAARVTDAADLDAEPPAAAVGFAEAEVGPTASGADQTATVTVARADLPIDPGAAPGAYRVGATLEFTEEPQPGFAVFGSEPADEPSDDPANVPSPVSSTTAVVWRGAGAQSVPVSVIVPFVLPSDIRTLPTRGQLEELAPGWDRLLTAARAHEATLAIDPRIIAGIRAYGDEAPRNAQLLLSRLETTPLPSFLLQFADADPSAQAALGFTTLLEPTNLDFVSRFGSFGGEAGTGGAVGVEADADASGAGSASGSSAASGAGQDAESSAGSANGADAANADAEGVDAEGAEGGSDADGAADPETESLPALADLLAWPQEDAARVWPAEGRADPALLPLLEREGVDGLVLSSDGATLSGGPRAALGDTSVTVTDAGLDAAARTALEAATETERAGGVAQLAARLAVDAQRGSDGVVIALDRGATGDAADPAALLEQLEAFDWSTPTTLAEQRTGTVELRESGPLPDRLELLRSASNREGSVNELGAVLTHPEYLSGYQRTRLLELFSTRYAGDASGFAKIAADYRKRDAELLSGVQAISTEHIQLVGSSSRVPVQLRNALPFDAVVSVDVDPASAALSVEERRFADVVVPAETTERVLVPVRSRVSSGESGLVVSVSDASAQTTVFTGTLSITIRSSIETIIFWALGGLVVLLLVFGIVRSVRRRRGRSATGGAPAEARRDQPPAM from the coding sequence ATGCTCCCTGTTCTCCGTCGGCACGCGCGCTCCGCGGGATCCTGGGCACTCGCCGGAGCCGTGCTGATCGGCGCGATCACGGGTCCCGTGCTCGCAGCTCCGCGCAGCGCCGACGCCGCACCCTCCGCGGAGGTCAGCGGCGACCCCGACATCGAACTCGTCGTGGCACCGCGCCAACCGGTGATCGCCGCGGCCGACGACGAGGTGCAGTTCGGCCTGCTGATCCGCAACGCGACGTCCGCCGAGCTGCCGGCCGGCACCGTGACGCTCGAGATCGGCGCTGCTCGCGTCACCGACGCCGCGGACCTCGACGCCGAGCCGCCCGCCGCCGCGGTCGGCTTTGCCGAAGCAGAGGTGGGGCCGACCGCATCGGGGGCCGACCAGACCGCGACGGTGACCGTGGCGCGCGCCGACCTGCCCATCGATCCGGGCGCCGCCCCGGGCGCCTACCGGGTCGGAGCGACGCTGGAGTTCACGGAGGAGCCGCAGCCGGGGTTCGCGGTGTTCGGCTCCGAGCCCGCCGACGAGCCCTCCGACGATCCCGCGAACGTTCCGTCGCCCGTGTCGAGCACCACCGCCGTCGTCTGGAGGGGCGCGGGGGCGCAATCGGTTCCGGTGAGCGTCATCGTGCCGTTCGTGCTGCCCTCCGACATCCGCACGCTGCCGACCCGTGGGCAGCTCGAAGAGCTCGCCCCCGGCTGGGACCGGCTGCTCACCGCGGCGCGCGCCCATGAGGCGACCCTCGCCATCGATCCGCGCATCATCGCGGGCATTCGCGCCTACGGCGACGAGGCGCCGCGCAATGCGCAGCTGCTCCTCAGCCGTCTCGAGACGACTCCGCTCCCATCGTTCCTGCTGCAGTTCGCGGATGCCGACCCCTCCGCCCAGGCGGCGCTCGGATTCACGACCCTGCTCGAACCGACCAATCTCGATTTCGTCAGCCGCTTCGGCAGTTTCGGCGGCGAAGCAGGCACCGGGGGCGCCGTCGGCGTCGAAGCCGACGCCGACGCGTCGGGTGCGGGATCCGCCTCGGGGTCGAGCGCGGCGTCCGGCGCCGGTCAGGACGCGGAATCGAGCGCCGGTTCCGCGAACGGCGCCGATGCCGCGAATGCCGATGCCGAGGGCGTCGATGCCGAGGGCGCCGAAGGAGGATCGGACGCCGACGGCGCAGCGGATCCCGAGACCGAGTCGCTCCCGGCGCTCGCCGATCTGCTCGCCTGGCCGCAGGAGGATGCCGCCCGCGTCTGGCCCGCCGAGGGGCGCGCCGACCCCGCGCTCCTCCCGCTGCTCGAGCGCGAGGGCGTCGACGGCCTCGTACTGAGCTCCGATGGGGCGACTCTCTCGGGGGGGCCGCGCGCCGCGCTCGGCGACACGAGCGTCACCGTCACCGACGCCGGGCTCGACGCCGCAGCGCGCACCGCGCTCGAGGCCGCCACTGAGACCGAGCGCGCCGGGGGAGTCGCGCAGCTCGCGGCGCGCCTCGCCGTGGACGCGCAGCGCGGCTCGGACGGCGTCGTGATCGCCCTCGATCGCGGAGCGACTGGAGACGCCGCCGATCCCGCCGCCCTGCTCGAACAGCTCGAGGCGTTCGACTGGTCGACGCCCACGACGCTCGCCGAGCAGCGCACCGGAACCGTCGAACTCCGCGAGTCCGGCCCGCTCCCCGATCGACTCGAACTGCTCCGCTCCGCCTCGAACCGGGAGGGATCGGTGAACGAGCTCGGCGCCGTGCTCACGCATCCGGAGTATCTGAGCGGCTACCAGCGCACCCGACTGCTCGAGCTCTTCTCGACGCGGTACGCGGGCGACGCGTCGGGGTTCGCGAAGATCGCCGCCGACTACCGCAAGCGCGACGCCGAGCTGCTCAGCGGCGTGCAGGCGATCAGCACGGAGCACATCCAGCTCGTGGGCAGCTCGTCGCGGGTGCCCGTGCAATTGCGCAACGCGCTGCCGTTCGATGCCGTGGTCTCCGTCGACGTCGATCCGGCGTCGGCGGCCCTCTCCGTGGAGGAGCGCCGGTTCGCGGACGTCGTGGTGCCCGCGGAGACGACGGAGCGCGTGCTCGTGCCCGTGCGCAGCCGCGTCTCGTCGGGGGAGTCCGGTCTCGTCGTCAGCGTGTCGGATGCGAGTGCGCAGACGACCGTGTTCACCGGCACCCTGTCGATCACGATCCGCAGCAGCATCGAGACGATCATCTTCTGGGCGCTCGGCGGCCTCGTCGTGCTGCTCCTCGTCTTCGGCATCGTGCGCAGCGTGCGCCGTCGTCGCGGGCGGAGCGCCACCGGGGGAGCCCCGGCGGAGGCGCGCCGGGATCAGCCCCCCGCGATGTAG
- the dnaB gene encoding replicative DNA helicase, which yields MSIAHLGISDPFVDDESRGHERTPPYDLLAEQSALGGMLLSKDAVADVTGLLKGSDLYVPKHEVIYEAVLSLYSRGEPTDVITVTDELTKSGELQRAGGAEYLHTLTSIVPTAANASFYAEIVAEKALLRRLVEAGTRIVQMGYAGEGEAIDLVNVAQSEIYGVTGESQGEDYVPLHLAVDAALEEINKANGAADGMLGVPTGFSELDAMTNGFAGGQMIIIAARPAMGKSTLAMDVARNASVHANAPTVFFSLEMGRAEIAMRLLAAEASIPMQTLRKGALDNRDFQKLAATQARVAEAPLYIDDSPNLTLVEIRAKCRRLKQQHGLRMVVIDYLQLLSSGKKSESRQQEVSEFSRALKLLSKELDVPVIALSQLNRASEQRADKMPAISDLRESGSLEQDADMVILLHREAVGDRDSPRAGEADFILAKQRNGPTGTVTVAFQGHYSRFQDMPQV from the coding sequence GTGTCCATTGCACACCTGGGTATCTCGGATCCGTTCGTCGACGATGAGTCGCGCGGGCACGAGCGCACTCCCCCGTACGACCTGCTCGCCGAGCAGAGCGCCCTGGGCGGCATGCTGCTGTCGAAGGATGCGGTCGCAGACGTCACCGGGCTGCTGAAGGGCTCCGACCTCTACGTGCCCAAGCACGAGGTGATCTACGAGGCCGTGCTCTCGCTCTACTCCCGGGGCGAGCCCACCGATGTCATCACGGTCACCGACGAGCTCACCAAGAGCGGCGAACTGCAGCGCGCCGGCGGCGCCGAGTACCTGCACACGCTGACCAGCATCGTCCCGACCGCCGCGAACGCGAGCTTCTACGCCGAGATCGTCGCCGAGAAGGCGCTGCTCCGACGCCTCGTGGAGGCGGGAACCCGCATCGTGCAGATGGGGTACGCGGGCGAGGGCGAGGCGATCGACCTCGTCAACGTCGCCCAGTCCGAGATCTACGGCGTGACGGGGGAGAGCCAGGGCGAGGACTACGTGCCGCTCCACCTGGCCGTGGACGCCGCGCTCGAGGAGATTAACAAGGCGAACGGCGCCGCCGACGGCATGCTTGGCGTGCCGACCGGCTTCAGCGAGCTCGACGCCATGACCAACGGCTTCGCCGGCGGGCAGATGATCATCATCGCCGCCCGACCCGCCATGGGCAAGTCCACGCTCGCGATGGATGTCGCGCGCAACGCCTCGGTGCACGCGAATGCGCCCACCGTGTTCTTCTCGCTCGAGATGGGGCGCGCCGAGATCGCGATGCGTCTGCTCGCGGCGGAGGCCAGCATCCCCATGCAGACGCTGCGCAAGGGCGCGCTCGACAACCGCGACTTCCAGAAGCTCGCTGCGACCCAGGCGCGCGTGGCCGAGGCACCGCTCTACATCGACGACAGCCCGAACCTCACGCTCGTCGAGATCCGCGCGAAGTGCCGCCGACTGAAGCAGCAGCACGGGCTGCGCATGGTCGTGATCGACTACCTCCAACTGCTGTCGAGCGGCAAGAAGTCGGAGAGCCGCCAGCAGGAGGTCTCGGAGTTCTCGCGCGCGCTCAAACTGCTCTCCAAAGAGCTCGACGTGCCGGTGATCGCGCTCTCGCAGCTGAATCGAGCCTCCGAGCAGCGCGCCGACAAGATGCCGGCCATCAGCGACCTCCGCGAATCGGGCTCGCTCGAGCAGGACGCCGACATGGTGATCCTGCTGCACCGCGAGGCGGTGGGGGATCGCGACAGCCCGCGCGCGGGGGAGGCCGACTTCATTCTCGCGAAGCAGCGCAACGGCCCCACGGGAACCGTGACCGTCGCCTTCCAGGGGCACTACTCGCGCTTCCAGGACATGCCCCAGGTGTGA